A section of the Halococcus agarilyticus genome encodes:
- a CDS encoding carotenoid oxygenase family protein, with protein MDTGDGQSALLALDDQSFEERARAIVPHSIPFGFHGGYFEGFEG; from the coding sequence ATAGACACCGGCGACGGGCAGTCGGCGCTACTCGCGCTCGACGACCAGTCGTTCGAGGAGCGCGCTCGCGCGATCGTTCCGCATTCGATTCCATTCGGTTTCCACGGTGGGTACTTCGAGGGGTTCGAAGGCTAA
- a CDS encoding nucleoside hydrolase: MTDRTRRVIIDTDTAGDDTQALLLAAVSDRLAIEGVTICAGNVDFDYEVENAKYTLDLAGVADSVTVYEGATEPLLVGHDYADYVHGEGGLGGERFPDTGISSGDRYAPDYIVEHAREHPGELTLVCIAPLTNVALALQREPDLDSLLDEVWVMGGNANCLGNVTPAAEYNFWVDPHAARKVLAELDVTLFDWGVTVRDTVFDGDTLDEFTAIDTEFGAFFDEIAASVRAFNRDSFDRDETTQPDSATMAALVEPSLVEESDTYHVAVDDREGLTRGYSAVDEHRVTDGEPRTTVVDSFDTDRFEAMFRAMLHGRPPESGLD, translated from the coding sequence ATGACTGATCGGACGCGTCGCGTCATCATCGACACCGACACCGCGGGCGACGACACCCAGGCACTCTTGCTCGCTGCCGTCTCCGACCGCCTCGCGATCGAGGGGGTCACGATCTGTGCGGGGAACGTCGACTTTGACTACGAGGTCGAGAACGCGAAGTACACGCTCGATCTCGCCGGCGTCGCCGATAGCGTCACCGTCTACGAGGGGGCCACCGAACCCCTGCTCGTCGGGCACGACTACGCCGACTACGTCCACGGCGAGGGTGGCCTCGGCGGCGAGCGCTTCCCGGACACCGGGATCTCGTCGGGCGATCGGTACGCCCCAGACTACATCGTCGAGCACGCTCGCGAGCACCCCGGCGAACTGACGCTCGTCTGCATCGCACCGCTGACGAACGTCGCGCTCGCCCTCCAGCGCGAACCCGATCTCGACAGCCTCCTCGACGAGGTCTGGGTGATGGGCGGGAACGCGAACTGTCTCGGGAACGTCACGCCGGCCGCCGAGTACAACTTCTGGGTGGACCCCCACGCCGCGCGGAAGGTCCTCGCCGAACTCGACGTGACGCTGTTCGACTGGGGCGTCACCGTCCGCGACACCGTCTTCGACGGCGACACGCTCGACGAGTTCACCGCCATCGACACCGAGTTCGGGGCCTTTTTCGACGAGATCGCGGCGTCGGTGCGGGCGTTCAACCGCGACTCGTTCGACAGGGACGAGACCACCCAGCCCGACTCCGCGACGATGGCAGCCCTCGTCGAGCCCTCGCTCGTCGAGGAATCGGACACGTACCACGTCGCGGTCGACGACCGAGAGGGTCTCACGCGGGGCTACTCGGCAGTCGACGAGCACCGCGTAACCGACGGCGAGCCACGAACCACCGTCGTGGACTCTTTCGACACCGACCGTTTCGAAGCGATGTTCCGCGCGATGCTCCACGGACGCCCGCCGGAGTCCGGCCTCGACTGA
- a CDS encoding putative manganese transporter: MISLQLGLQGAIDIFLGSVRDGFVQVSAFVAITVLLFGYLQYRTGGRIVAFLEANERLQPIAGGLLGLTPGCGGAIIAMPLYIRGTISFGTVVATLGATAGDSAFVILALAPEAALYAYALAFVSAVLFGYAIDWWGLGVGRVDRAIEQISRPMTDGGFATASVADGGPSVAGFEMDDHADHDHGTDSSGVLSTFTHGVHVLWWVVAIAGLIAGVMYLARGAPEVPFEFAPSFFGLFTVAGLTGTTLSFYLHFFGRRFIGEGEAGRVRESYASAYDTFQHAAMETSMVTVWVIGAYLVYEYGIVLLSVDIGALTAAAGVLAPIAGAALGLIPGCAPQIVFAGLYAEGAIPFSALVGNAISQDGDALFPLMAIDMKAAIIATIYTTIPAVIVGVLVYYFWPFAQFGFGVI, translated from the coding sequence ATGATCTCACTGCAGCTCGGCCTCCAGGGGGCGATCGACATCTTCCTCGGTTCCGTCCGCGACGGGTTCGTCCAGGTTTCGGCCTTCGTCGCGATCACCGTCCTGCTGTTCGGCTACCTCCAGTACCGGACGGGCGGGCGGATCGTCGCGTTCCTCGAGGCCAACGAGCGCCTCCAGCCGATCGCCGGCGGCCTGCTCGGCCTCACGCCCGGGTGTGGTGGCGCGATCATCGCGATGCCGCTGTACATCCGGGGCACGATCAGCTTCGGGACCGTCGTGGCGACGCTCGGAGCCACCGCGGGGGATTCGGCGTTCGTCATTCTCGCGCTCGCGCCCGAGGCCGCGCTCTACGCCTACGCGTTGGCGTTCGTCTCCGCCGTCCTGTTCGGCTACGCGATCGACTGGTGGGGGCTGGGCGTCGGTCGCGTCGATCGTGCGATCGAGCAGATCAGCCGCCCGATGACCGACGGCGGGTTCGCGACGGCGAGCGTCGCCGACGGCGGCCCGAGCGTCGCCGGCTTCGAGATGGACGACCACGCCGATCACGACCACGGGACGGACTCCTCGGGCGTGCTGTCGACGTTCACTCACGGCGTCCACGTCCTGTGGTGGGTGGTGGCGATCGCGGGCCTGATCGCGGGCGTGATGTATCTGGCTCGCGGTGCGCCCGAAGTCCCCTTCGAGTTCGCGCCCTCCTTTTTCGGGCTGTTCACCGTCGCCGGCCTGACCGGGACGACGCTCTCCTTCTACCTCCACTTCTTCGGTCGCCGGTTCATCGGCGAGGGCGAGGCGGGACGGGTCCGCGAGTCGTACGCCAGCGCGTACGATACGTTCCAGCACGCCGCGATGGAGACCAGCATGGTCACGGTCTGGGTCATCGGTGCCTACCTCGTCTACGAGTACGGCATCGTGTTGCTCTCGGTCGACATCGGCGCGCTCACGGCGGCCGCGGGCGTCCTCGCCCCGATCGCGGGCGCGGCGCTCGGGCTGATCCCCGGCTGTGCGCCACAGATCGTGTTCGCGGGGCTGTACGCCGAGGGCGCGATCCCGTTCTCGGCGCTCGTCGGCAACGCCATCAGCCAGGACGGCGACGCCCTCTTCCCGCTCATGGCGATCGACATGAAGGCCGCGATCATCGCCACCATCTACACCACGATCCCGGCGGTCATCGTCGGCGTGCTCGTCTACTACTTCTGGCCGTTCGCCCAGTTCGGGTTCGGGGTGATCTGA
- a CDS encoding universal stress protein: MYERILVPTDGREHSSAAVRHAVDIAGKYGATVHAVFVIDTDTGWLTVSKADVHDALREVGQDASEQALREVETAAADAGVELVTDVLEGTPGERILAYAAENDVDLVVMGTHGHSGIERRLLGSVTQHVAGAAQVPVMTVSAPAENVT; the protein is encoded by the coding sequence ATGTACGAGCGAATCCTCGTCCCGACGGACGGACGCGAGCACTCCTCCGCCGCCGTTCGGCACGCCGTCGACATCGCCGGGAAGTACGGCGCGACGGTTCACGCGGTCTTCGTCATCGACACCGACACGGGCTGGCTGACGGTCTCGAAGGCCGATGTCCACGATGCGCTCCGGGAAGTCGGTCAGGACGCGAGCGAGCAGGCGCTTCGAGAGGTCGAGACCGCGGCGGCGGACGCCGGCGTCGAACTCGTCACCGACGTTCTGGAGGGGACGCCTGGCGAACGGATCCTCGCGTACGCCGCCGAGAACGACGTCGATCTCGTGGTGATGGGCACCCACGGCCACTCGGGGATCGAACGCCGCCTCCTCGGGAGCGTCACCCAACACGTCGCCGGAGCGGCCCAGGTTCCGGTCATGACGGTGAGCGCCCCTGCCGAGAACGTCACCTGA
- a CDS encoding heavy metal translocating P-type ATPase: MDSGEATTKLSVPDMNCPSCAGKVENALDRLVGLSTYETRPTTGTVAVTYDATAVEEHDIVAAIESAGYDVTDAAGEGTAGDDATDSSDSIWTSSRALKTWISGGFLALGLLFEFVLTAQNATVGTVFGSEFLVADVLFLVAVAIGGQEILRNGYYSARNLNLDIDFLMSVAILGALVASLAFGEALYFEAATLAVLFSVAELLERASMDQARDSLQELMDLSPNEATVKREGGEDGEGGEKTVPVEAVSVGDIVVVRPGEKIPMDGDVIDGESAVNQAPITGESVPVDKTAGDEVYAGTINEEGYLEIRVTSKAEDNTLSRIVEMVEDAQSNRTEREQFVERFSAWYTPVVVAFAVLVTLGSPFVLGTAWSTAVVYGLTLLVLACPCAFVISTPVSVVSGITSAADNGVLIKGGNHLEAMGSVDVVAFDKTGTLTKGELTVTDVVPLHGNSEEDVLRCARGLEARSEHPIGEAIVAEAGSTGVPEREIDEFEAITGKGVRAELDGTQHFAGKPGLFDDLGFDLSHVHATTDGGVVTRTAQRLCDRNNCLDLLEGTVPDLQAEGKTVVLVGTEEEIEGVVAVADEVRPAARETVARLKELGVERTVMLTGDNDRTARAIADEVGVDEHRAELLPDEKVAAVEDLIEESGAVAMVGDGINDAPALATATVGLAMGAAGTDTALETADIALMGDDLAKLPYLYELAGDANGVIRQNVWASLAVKAGLAIAVPFGYVPIWLAVLAGDAGMTIGVTGNAMRLARIEPDR; this comes from the coding sequence ATGGACTCGGGTGAAGCGACCACGAAACTCTCGGTCCCCGACATGAACTGCCCATCGTGTGCGGGGAAGGTCGAGAACGCGCTCGACCGACTCGTCGGCCTCTCGACGTACGAAACCCGGCCGACGACCGGCACGGTGGCGGTCACCTACGACGCGACGGCGGTCGAGGAACACGATATCGTTGCAGCCATCGAGAGCGCCGGCTACGACGTCACTGATGCCGCGGGCGAGGGAACGGCCGGCGACGATGCGACCGACTCGAGCGACAGCATCTGGACGAGTTCGCGCGCGCTCAAAACGTGGATCAGCGGCGGGTTCCTCGCACTGGGGCTCCTCTTCGAGTTCGTCCTGACGGCGCAGAACGCCACGGTTGGGACGGTCTTCGGGAGCGAGTTCTTGGTCGCGGACGTGCTGTTCCTGGTCGCGGTCGCGATCGGGGGGCAGGAAATCCTCCGCAACGGCTACTACTCCGCCCGAAACCTCAATCTCGACATCGACTTCCTGATGTCGGTCGCCATCCTCGGCGCGCTGGTCGCGAGCCTCGCGTTCGGCGAGGCGCTCTACTTCGAGGCCGCCACGCTCGCGGTCCTGTTCAGCGTCGCCGAGCTGCTCGAACGCGCCTCGATGGACCAGGCTCGCGACTCGCTCCAGGAACTCATGGATCTCTCGCCGAACGAGGCGACCGTCAAACGCGAGGGCGGCGAAGACGGTGAGGGAGGCGAGAAGACGGTGCCGGTCGAGGCGGTGTCGGTCGGCGATATCGTGGTGGTGCGGCCGGGCGAGAAGATCCCGATGGACGGCGACGTGATCGACGGCGAGAGCGCGGTCAACCAGGCCCCGATCACCGGCGAGAGCGTCCCGGTGGACAAGACGGCCGGCGACGAGGTCTATGCAGGAACGATCAACGAGGAGGGGTACCTCGAGATTCGAGTCACGTCGAAAGCCGAGGACAACACCCTCTCGCGCATCGTCGAGATGGTCGAGGACGCCCAGTCGAACAGGACCGAGCGCGAGCAGTTCGTCGAACGCTTCTCGGCGTGGTACACGCCCGTGGTCGTCGCCTTTGCCGTCCTCGTCACGCTCGGGAGCCCGTTCGTCCTCGGAACCGCGTGGTCGACCGCCGTCGTCTACGGATTGACGCTCCTCGTCCTCGCGTGTCCGTGCGCGTTCGTGATCTCGACGCCCGTCTCGGTCGTGTCGGGGATCACGAGCGCGGCCGACAACGGCGTGCTGATCAAGGGCGGCAACCACCTCGAAGCGATGGGGTCGGTCGACGTCGTGGCGTTCGACAAGACCGGGACGCTCACGAAGGGCGAACTCACCGTGACCGACGTCGTCCCGCTCCACGGGAACTCGGAGGAGGACGTCCTCCGGTGCGCTCGCGGTCTCGAAGCGCGCAGCGAGCACCCGATCGGCGAGGCGATCGTCGCCGAAGCCGGGAGCACGGGCGTCCCCGAGCGCGAGATCGACGAGTTCGAGGCCATCACGGGCAAGGGCGTGCGGGCCGAACTCGACGGCACCCAGCACTTCGCCGGGAAACCAGGCCTGTTCGACGACCTCGGCTTCGACCTCTCGCACGTCCACGCCACGACGGATGGGGGTGTGGTCACGCGGACCGCTCAGCGACTCTGCGACCGGAACAACTGCCTCGACCTGCTGGAGGGCACGGTACCGGACCTCCAGGCCGAAGGGAAAACCGTCGTGCTCGTCGGAACTGAAGAGGAGATCGAGGGCGTCGTCGCCGTCGCGGACGAGGTGCGCCCCGCGGCGAGGGAGACGGTCGCCCGGCTGAAGGAGCTCGGCGTCGAGCGCACGGTGATGCTCACGGGCGACAACGACCGCACCGCGCGCGCGATCGCCGACGAAGTTGGGGTCGACGAGCACCGGGCGGAGCTCCTCCCCGACGAGAAAGTCGCGGCGGTCGAGGACCTGATCGAGGAGTCCGGCGCGGTGGCGATGGTCGGGGACGGCATCAACGACGCGCCGGCGCTCGCGACGGCGACGGTGGGCCTCGCAATGGGGGCCGCCGGCACCGACACGGCGCTCGAAACCGCCGACATCGCGCTGATGGGCGACGACCTCGCGAAACTCCCCTACCTCTACGAGCTCGCGGGCGACGCCAACGGCGTCATCCGGCAGAACGTCTGGGCGAGCCTCGCGGTGAAGGCCGGCCTCGCGATCGCGGTCCCGTTCGGCTACGTCCCGATCTGGCTCGCGGTGCTCGCGGGCGACGCCGGCATGACCATCGGCGTGACCGGCAACGCGATGCGCCTCGCCCGGATCGAACCCGACCGATGA
- a CDS encoding metal-dependent transcriptional regulator, which produces MSSAKAEDYIKAVYQLGDGDEPVAPSTIAEALGVTTPTVTATMKRLADQGLVEREEYKGSHLTEDGELLAVETIRHHRLLELFLTEQLNYDWSEVHDEADRLEHHISEKLETELAAALDEPTVDPHGSPIPTADLATPEGDHTPLCEYDEGEVVIVAEVADRDAAVLEYLADAGITPGTRVEITEIAPFGMVTVVTDENEETISLPEDTAATVRVREASPDQPDNGDVLVG; this is translated from the coding sequence ATGTCGAGCGCGAAGGCCGAGGACTACATCAAGGCGGTCTACCAGCTCGGCGACGGCGACGAGCCGGTCGCGCCCTCGACGATCGCCGAGGCGCTCGGCGTGACGACGCCGACCGTCACCGCGACGATGAAGCGCCTCGCCGACCAGGGCCTCGTCGAGCGCGAGGAGTACAAGGGCTCACATCTGACCGAGGATGGGGAACTCCTCGCGGTCGAGACGATCCGGCATCACCGCCTGCTCGAACTGTTCCTCACCGAGCAGCTGAACTACGACTGGTCCGAGGTCCACGACGAGGCCGACCGGCTCGAACACCACATCAGCGAGAAGCTCGAAACCGAGCTCGCCGCCGCGCTCGACGAGCCGACGGTCGACCCGCACGGCTCGCCGATCCCGACCGCCGATCTCGCCACGCCCGAGGGCGACCACACCCCGCTCTGTGAGTACGACGAGGGCGAGGTCGTGATCGTCGCCGAGGTGGCCGACCGCGACGCCGCCGTCCTGGAGTACCTCGCCGACGCCGGCATCACGCCGGGCACGCGGGTCGAGATCACCGAGATCGCCCCCTTCGGGATGGTCACCGTCGTTACGGACGAGAACGAAGAGACGATCTCGCTGCCCGAGGACACCGCGGCGACCGTCCGCGTCCGGGAGGCGTCACCCGACCAGCCCGACAACGGTGACGTTCTCGTCGGCTGA
- a CDS encoding 3-hydroxyacyl-CoA dehydrogenase family protein, producing the protein MRELDSIERVGVVGAGTMGNGIAQVAATAGYDVVMRDIEEAFVERGFDAIGDSLERLVESEKLADDEAAATRERITGTTDLDDLTDCDLVVEAAVEEMAIKQEIFADLDDTMPDDVVLATNTSTLSVTSIASATERAELVVGVHFMNPVPVMDGVEVVVGERTGEKTTALAHEFAEELGKETWESDDKPGFVSNRILMPWINEGVRTLDEGVATKEDIDRGMKLGTNVPMGPLELADHIGLDICLDATETLHDELGDRYTPAYLLKRKVEAGDLGKKTGRGFYDYRD; encoded by the coding sequence ATGCGCGAACTCGACTCGATCGAGCGGGTGGGTGTCGTGGGCGCGGGAACGATGGGCAACGGCATCGCCCAGGTCGCCGCCACCGCCGGGTACGACGTGGTGATGCGGGACATCGAGGAGGCGTTCGTCGAACGGGGGTTCGACGCGATCGGAGATAGCTTAGAGCGGCTCGTCGAGAGCGAGAAGCTGGCCGACGACGAGGCGGCGGCGACCCGCGAGCGGATCACCGGGACCACGGACCTCGACGATCTCACGGACTGTGATCTCGTGGTCGAGGCCGCAGTCGAGGAGATGGCAATCAAGCAGGAGATCTTCGCCGATCTCGACGACACGATGCCCGACGACGTGGTGCTCGCGACCAACACCAGCACGCTCTCGGTCACGTCGATCGCGAGCGCAACTGAGCGGGCGGAGCTCGTCGTCGGCGTCCACTTCATGAACCCCGTGCCGGTGATGGACGGCGTCGAGGTCGTCGTCGGCGAGCGCACAGGGGAGAAAACGACCGCGCTCGCCCACGAGTTCGCCGAAGAGCTGGGCAAGGAGACCTGGGAGTCGGACGACAAGCCGGGCTTCGTCTCGAATCGCATCCTGATGCCGTGGATCAACGAGGGCGTTCGAACGCTCGACGAGGGTGTCGCGACGAAGGAGGACATCGACCGCGGGATGAAGCTCGGGACGAACGTGCCGATGGGCCCCCTCGAACTCGCCGATCATATCGGTCTCGACATCTGTCTCGACGCCACCGAGACGCTCCACGACGAACTGGGCGATCGCTATACGCCGGCGTACCTCCTGAAGCGAAAGGTCGAGGCGGGCGATCTCGGGAAGAAGACGGGGCGCGGGTTCTACGACTATCGGGACTGA